Proteins encoded together in one Acidobacteriota bacterium window:
- a CDS encoding PEP-CTERM sorting domain-containing protein, which produces MMAIPSGWAALEGASESPQNNTTVKGDAGYVEEFTGETIEAVLDSLFKRPVPSPVPQSDGFVLPKGNITPPAEGLKGMTLQTNSDLGDPTVGAAVPEPGTLMLLGSGILGLAVLGRRKLHK; this is translated from the coding sequence ATGATGGCTATCCCCTCCGGGTGGGCCGCCCTGGAGGGTGCTTCCGAATCCCCTCAGAATAATACTACCGTTAAAGGCGATGCCGGGTATGTCGAGGAATTTACCGGCGAGACCATCGAAGCGGTGCTGGACAGCCTCTTCAAACGCCCCGTGCCCTCCCCCGTTCCGCAATCCGATGGGTTCGTGTTACCCAAGGGCAATATCACCCCTCCGGCTGAAGGATTGAAGGGAATGACGCTGCAGACTAATAGCGACCTTGGAGATCCTACGGTGGGGGCAGCGGTCCCTGAACCGGGCACGCTGATGCTCCTGGGGTCAGGCATCCTGGGTCTGGCGGTTTTGGGAAGGCGCAAGCTTCATAAATAA
- a CDS encoding MFS transporter, which produces MSEDIREKIGRYRWTICALLFFATTINYVDRSVLGVLAPTLRTEIGWTDQQYGYISGAFTLAYAIGFLFAGWFIDRVGTRLGYTIYLVLWSLAAASHALVRSALGFGMARFALGIGESGNFPAAIKTVAEWFPRKERALATGIFNAGTNVGAVLAPLIVPWIALTWGWQEAFLFTGLAGMVWVLFWWPLYHTPARHPRISPAELAHIQSDPPDAPGGVRWVQLVRFRQTWAFALGKFLTDSIWWFYLFWFPLFMNDRFGVDLKSIGLPMITVYLLADVGSVAGGWFSSSLLGRGWTVNAARKTAMLACALCILPVALAPHVDGQWVAVWLIGLAAAAHQGFSANIFTTTSDMFPRKAVGSVVGIGGFAGAMGGVVMNWGAGWVKQNTGNYEIMFLIAGFAYLVALLIMHLLVPRLEPARME; this is translated from the coding sequence ATGAGTGAAGACATCAGAGAGAAGATCGGCCGGTACCGGTGGACCATCTGCGCCCTCCTGTTCTTCGCCACCACCATCAACTACGTGGACCGGTCGGTCCTCGGCGTCCTGGCGCCGACGCTCCGGACCGAAATCGGCTGGACCGACCAGCAGTACGGCTACATCAGCGGCGCCTTCACCCTGGCCTACGCGATCGGTTTTCTCTTCGCCGGCTGGTTCATCGACCGCGTCGGCACCCGGCTGGGGTACACGATCTACCTGGTCCTCTGGTCGCTCGCGGCCGCGTCGCACGCCCTGGTGCGCAGCGCCCTGGGTTTCGGGATGGCGCGCTTCGCGCTGGGGATCGGCGAGAGCGGCAATTTCCCCGCCGCCATCAAGACGGTGGCGGAATGGTTCCCCCGGAAGGAGCGGGCGCTGGCTACCGGCATCTTCAACGCCGGGACCAACGTGGGGGCCGTCCTCGCGCCCCTCATCGTTCCGTGGATCGCCCTCACCTGGGGGTGGCAGGAGGCGTTTCTCTTCACCGGCCTGGCGGGCATGGTCTGGGTGCTGTTCTGGTGGCCCCTCTACCACACTCCCGCACGGCACCCGCGCATCTCCCCCGCGGAACTGGCCCATATCCAGAGCGACCCCCCGGACGCCCCCGGCGGCGTGCGCTGGGTGCAGCTGGTCCGCTTCCGGCAGACCTGGGCCTTCGCCCTCGGCAAATTCCTGACCGACTCCATCTGGTGGTTCTACCTCTTCTGGTTTCCGCTCTTCATGAACGACCGCTTCGGGGTGGACCTGAAGTCGATCGGGCTGCCGATGATCACGGTCTACCTGCTGGCCGACGTCGGTTCGGTGGCCGGGGGGTGGTTCAGTTCGTCCCTGCTCGGCAGGGGGTGGACGGTCAACGCCGCGCGGAAGACGGCGATGCTGGCATGCGCCCTCTGCATCCTCCCGGTGGCGCTGGCCCCCCACGTCGACGGCCAGTGGGTGGCCGTCTGGCTCATCGGGCTGGCGGCGGCGGCGCACCAGGGCTTCTCGGCCAACATCTTCACCACGACCTCGGACATGTTCCCCCGCAAGGCCGTCGGCTCCGTGGTCGGGATCGGCGGTTTCGCCGGGGCCATGGGGGGGGTGGTGATGAACTGGGGCGCCGGCTGGGTCAAGCAGAACACGGGCAACTACGAAATCATGTTCCTGATCGCCGGCTTCGCCTACCTGGTCGCCCTGCTGATCATGCACCTGCTGGTGCCCAGGCTGGAGCCGGCCCGGATGGAATAG
- a CDS encoding cytochrome c maturation protein CcmE, with the protein MTGNRFGKWAVWAAIVCSVLLLAGCEQKTINEILADPGRYANKEVAVAGTVSWSTSVLGNGVYEIEDGTGKLLVVSTSGVPRKGAQVVVKGKIREGFDLSSFRLPDPIASGLVLMESSHKAR; encoded by the coding sequence ATGACCGGAAACAGATTCGGGAAATGGGCCGTGTGGGCCGCGATCGTGTGCAGCGTGCTGCTGCTGGCGGGTTGCGAGCAGAAGACCATCAACGAGATCCTGGCGGACCCCGGCCGGTACGCCAACAAGGAGGTGGCGGTGGCGGGGACGGTGAGCTGGAGCACCTCCGTCCTCGGTAACGGCGTTTACGAAATCGAGGACGGCACCGGGAAGCTCCTGGTGGTCTCCACTTCCGGGGTGCCGCGCAAGGGGGCCCAGGTGGTCGTCAAGGGGAAAATCAGGGAAGGTTTCGATCTCTCGTCGTTCAGGCTGCCCGACCCGATCGCATCGGGCCTGGTCCTGATGGAAAGCTCGCACAAGGCGCGCTGA
- a CDS encoding SDR family oxidoreductase, producing MRLANKSVVVTGASSGLGRTICDMFAREGAGVLAVAVGTKRLEALAGSYPECGGSLVPWKGDMLVQADIDGMVDEAVRRFGRLDVLINNAGLMDDFSGVGDFDDEIFDKVLRLNLLAPARTMRRAIREFEKEGGGVIINIASVAGLYGGRAGAAYTASKHGLIGLTKNTAYMYANRNIRCNAVCPGSIKKEMGSDEFLQEFNQGGLALAQRGRGLVERPGESEEIAEAAIFLASESSSYINGQAILVDGGWTSY from the coding sequence ATGAGACTCGCCAACAAATCAGTGGTGGTCACCGGGGCCAGTTCGGGTCTCGGGCGGACCATCTGCGACATGTTCGCCCGCGAGGGGGCCGGCGTGCTGGCGGTGGCCGTGGGGACCAAACGCCTGGAGGCTCTGGCCGGCTCCTACCCCGAATGCGGCGGCTCGCTCGTCCCCTGGAAGGGGGACATGCTCGTGCAGGCGGACATCGACGGCATGGTCGACGAGGCGGTGAGACGGTTCGGCCGACTGGACGTCCTGATCAACAACGCCGGGCTCATGGACGATTTCAGCGGGGTGGGCGATTTCGATGACGAGATCTTCGACAAGGTCCTGAGGCTGAACCTCCTCGCCCCGGCGCGCACGATGCGGCGGGCGATCCGGGAGTTCGAGAAGGAGGGGGGGGGCGTGATCATCAATATCGCCTCGGTGGCCGGGCTGTACGGCGGCCGCGCCGGGGCGGCCTACACCGCCTCCAAGCACGGCCTGATCGGGCTTACCAAGAACACCGCCTACATGTACGCGAACAGGAATATCCGCTGCAACGCCGTCTGTCCCGGGTCGATCAAGAAGGAGATGGGGAGCGACGAGTTCCTCCAGGAGTTCAACCAGGGCGGGCTCGCGCTGGCGCAGCGGGGGCGGGGGCTCGTCGAGCGGCCGGGCGAATCGGAGGAGATCGCAGAGGCGGCCATCTTCCTGGCCTCGGAGAGCTCCTCGTACATCAACGGCCAGGCCATCCTGGTCGACGGCGGCTGGACCAGCTATTAG